In the genome of Desulfomicrobium apsheronum, the window TGCAGACGGAACTGGATGTTGGCCAGGGTATCGGTCGAAATGGCGGTCATGGCTGCCTCCGGTTGTATTCACAAATAAATGACAAAATTTATCAATAAGAAACCTGGCCCGGCAGTCAAGCGGAGTTGCCAATATGAACGCCAAGCGTTATTAGTGATGCATGATCGTCTCATTTGCCTGCAAGGAAACCGACAAACTCTTCCGTGAGCGAACATCGCGAAAAATTCCCCCTGACATTCACCGGGTTTCCTTCCGCAAGCTGCTGCAATTGCATGCAGCGGTCGATCTGAACTTTCTTCGCGTGCCCCCGGGCAATCGACTCGAAAGCCTGTCAGGGGACCGGTCCGGACAACACAGCATACGCATCAACGATCAATGGCGCATCTGTTTCACATGGCGCGACGGTAATGCGCATGATGTGGAAATCGTGGATTATCATTAATGGAGCAAAGCACCATGACACACCTGATTCCTGATCCCATTCATCCCGGAGAAATTCTGCTGGAGGATTTCATGAAACCCCTGGCCATCACCCAATACGCCCTGGCCAAGGCCATCAGCGTTCCTCCTCGCCGCATCAATGAAATCGTGCACGGGAAAAGAGCCATCAGCGCGGACACGGCGCTCAGGCTCGGTCGCTATTTTGGAGTTGATCCGCAGTCGTGGATGAACCTGCAATCACACTATGAACTTGAAGTCGCGGCACAAAATCTTGGAGAAAAACTGGAACGCGAAGTCAACCCGCGAAGCGCCGCCTGAACACGGCATGCTTGCAAAGTATAAGGGCGCCCCGAATGGAGCGCCCTTTTTCACTTCTTTCTCAATGCCATCTATTCAATAATCTCAATGCAGTCGTCCGGACAGTAGGACACGACCTTGCGGGCCAGATCCTCTTCGCAGGGGTTCTGCAAAATCACGGCTACATGGGCGTCCTCGTCGTAGGCGAAGATCTCCGGCGCCAGCTCCACGCAGGCCAGGCATCCGGAACAGCACGGCCCGTTCAGGGCCACTTCGACCATGTTCATTTCAGGCCTCCCAGATATTTTTCAAGACGGCGCATGCCCTCTTCGATGTTCTCGATGGAGTTGGCGTAGGAAAAACGGATGTAGCCCTCGCCGCCAGGTCCGAAGTCCACGCCCGGGGCCACGCCCACGCCGGCCCTCTCCAGCAGATCGAAGGTGAACTGCATGGAATCGTTCGTGAATTTCTTGGCGTTGGCGAACACGTAAAACGCGCCCGTGGGCTCGACCCGAATGCCGAAGCCAAGCTCGCGCAGCCTGGCGATCATGTACGTGCGGCGCTGATCGTAGATGGCCTTCATGCGCTCCACGTCCGGGCCGGCCTGGGTCAGGGCGGCAACGCCCGCCCACTGGGCGATGGAGCTGGTGCACAGGAAGAAATTCTGCTGCATGGTCTGCAGGCGCTTCATGTAGCCCTTGGGGGCGATGACATACCCGAGCCTCCAGCCGGTCATGGCGTAGAGCTTGGAAAAGCCGTTGAAGACGAAGCAGTTGTCCGTGAATTCAAGAGCGGTGTGCTCCTGCCCCTCATAGACAAGCCCGTGGTAGATCTCGTCGGAAAAAAGCGGCACGCCGAGCTCGGCCAGACCGCGATACACCTCGGGGCTGACCAGCGTCCCGGTCGGGTTGGACGGGGAGTTGACCAGGATGCCGCGCACGTCGTCGTTCATGCGAGCCTTGACCTGATCGACGCGGAACTGGAACCCGTCTTCCTCGCGCACGGGCACGAAATCGGCCACCGCACCGGTGAAACGGATGAAATTGGGATAGCAGGCATAGCTTGG includes:
- a CDS encoding type II toxin-antitoxin system RelE/ParE family toxin; protein product: MIVSFACKETDKLFRERTSRKIPPDIHRVSFRKLLQLHAAVDLNFLRVPPGNRLESLSGDRSGQHSIRINDQWRICFTWRDGNAHDVEIVDYH
- a CDS encoding HigA family addiction module antitoxin — translated: MTHLIPDPIHPGEILLEDFMKPLAITQYALAKAISVPPRRINEIVHGKRAISADTALRLGRYFGVDPQSWMNLQSHYELEVAAQNLGEKLEREVNPRSAA
- a CDS encoding ferredoxin; translated protein: MNMVEVALNGPCCSGCLACVELAPEIFAYDEDAHVAVILQNPCEEDLARKVVSYCPDDCIEIIE
- a CDS encoding pyridoxal phosphate-dependent aminotransferase, whose translation is MNECRINPCCQDLSSFKVMDVLERACALEKEGRDIVHLQIGEPDFDTPECVKDAACKAIRDGRCQYTHSLGIIELREAICANYHARYGVEVHPDQVLVTSGTSPSMLLAFSLLLQPGDRVLLSDPSYACYPNFIRFTGAVADFVPVREEDGFQFRVDQVKARMNDDVRGILVNSPSNPTGTLVSPEVYRGLAELGVPLFSDEIYHGLVYEGQEHTALEFTDNCFVFNGFSKLYAMTGWRLGYVIAPKGYMKRLQTMQQNFFLCTSSIAQWAGVAALTQAGPDVERMKAIYDQRRTYMIARLRELGFGIRVEPTGAFYVFANAKKFTNDSMQFTFDLLERAGVGVAPGVDFGPGGEGYIRFSYANSIENIEEGMRRLEKYLGGLK